gcttgttttgtttgtcaCTGCAGGTCTAACCGCTACTACTACCATTTctctactgctactgcaaAATGCTTACTTATACTGCCAGAGATATGCCAATTCCATGGGGCACCTGACATGGCCACCCAACTCGAATTGATCGTCCTCCCCGGATCTCTCAGCATCTGCAAAGACGAATGAAACGGCCTGGATAGACGATGACGCGCAGCTTTCGTGCCTCGCTAGCCTGCAGCCGTTATTGCCCGTTTGGTCGCAAGTGCGGCTCCGTAATTGGGGCCACGACGGTGGAGCTGGCGGTGCCTTTTAGTGAcagattttttttgctcaGGTCCCATTCGGTGTTTGTTGCTGCAGACGATGGAGtaaggagagaaaaaaaagaatctgcTGGTGTAGTGTCTCTGTAGCACGGTAACTGCTCTTCTGTTAGTGTTAGTGGCCTGGAAGCGCGCACGCGACTTTTTGTGCTGCTGACAAAAATCCTTCTTGTCCCTCTTTCTGCTAACTCGCCCTGGGTTTTTTTCCTGTCAACTGAACGAACTCTGCATGAGTTTTTGTCACCACCCACCACAGCTGCAATTGAATCTTTCTTATTTGCCTTGGCCAATCGCAATTCTCCTTCATTTTATTTTGTtgtattcttttcttctctttttttatgtGCACTGCATTTTTACGCAATTGAGCTTGCACAATGCCCAGAGCAAAGGTAtgtcttttttcctcttgtgTTTTTTCTACATGTCACTGGCCCCCCCACGCTTTTTTTGTGCAGCATGTCACCAAATTTTCACACACTCTCACTTCTCACTTTCTCCCGCCAAATCTGCACCTTTCCGCACCAACTCGAAAACACCACAACATCAAACATCTGCCTCCTTTTTGTTGACAATCATGCAGCAGGAAACCGACAGCTCGGCCAAGTCAAGTGCTGCAGCGATCCGCATCAGAGAAAACCAGCGCCGGTCCCGGGCCCGCCGGAAAGAATACGTCGAGGGCATGCAGAGGAAGCTGCAGGACTTTGAGACAAAGGGCGTGGCTGCGAcgctggagatgcagcaggcCGCGCGCGACGTGGCCATTGAGAACTCGCGgctcaagatgctgctcgCCCACaacggcgtcggcgtcgatgccgtcgagaGCTTCCTGCAGAGCTTCAAGGGCCAGGacgccgccgaggccgagcacTACGCCGCCAAGATTGCCACGGCCGAGAGCATCGCCAGCCTGGGCCGGGCGTCGACGGTGGCCACGCTGTTCCCGGAGCACGCCCACGTCGACAAGCTGGCCGTGCTGGCGAGTGCCagcatgcagcagcagaatggCGGCTCTGGCCACGACTCGGACACCACCATCACCTCGGACGATTCGACAACGGGGCTCAGCACGGGGCCCGTCACACCAAGCTCCAGTCACATGAATGCCCCCTCGCCGAGCGATGCCGACTTTTCGTCTGAGGCGCCGCAGACCATGTCTTGCGATGCGGCGGCTCACATCATTGCGCAGATGCAGGGCTGCGGCTTTCGGGAACAGGCTTCCAAGGGGGGGGCACTTGGAGGGCCAGAACGGCGACTATTTGATTCAGAACTCGGCGTTTTTGAAGATTCTTGAGGCTGCGTCTATATTCAACTAGTCTTGCACAagtcgaaaaaaaaaaaacaagaaacgaagaagaaaaaaaggagaaaagagggaacGCCAAGGGTCATACAGGAGAGTAAGTGGCAAGCCCGCTTTGCAACCCCTTCTGGATGATTCGTATGAGCCACACATATACTCTGCTCAACGGCAGCCCTCATGAGATAATTTTTTTCATGATTTACGATGCTGGTGTTTTTTTGCAGAATGGACTTGGCACCCCCTCGGTGGGCCGCTATGAGTAATGCATTGTCACCACcaatttatttttctctcACGACAActgcggcagcagcatcgagcTATGCGCGGCTTTTTACTTGTCAACAAGTTGAGCTTAACCGCTGTTGTCCAATTAGGGACACTGCCTCGCGACAATGCAACGGAGTACATGACGAGAGCATGACGGCGGCATTTACTGTTGCGAGCAATGCATATGTACCAACACAAGAAGACATGTGAAGGACACAATCTTTTTGATTTGCAGTTTCAGATGCCGACAAGCACATGCGCAAAAGGGACAACATGAATTACTTACTTCTTGCTTTGTCATTGCCATTATCATTGTTTGGCCAGCCAAATGTCTCACTTTTTGTTCTAAAAGTATTCACATGCAACTCGGCATCTGGACAGAGAACCCGTGTGCTTTACACCTCGTCGCTCTGATTTATTCGACACATC
This portion of the Trichoderma atroviride chromosome 6, complete sequence genome encodes:
- a CDS encoding uncharacterized protein (EggNog:ENOG41) — protein: MPRAKQETDSSAKSSAAAIRIRENQRRSRARRKEYVEGMQRKLQDFETKGVAATLEMQQAARDVAIENSRLKMLLAHNGVGVDAVESFLQSFKGQDAAEAEHYAAKIATAESIASLGRASTVATLFPEHAHVDKLAVLASASMQQQNGGSGHDSDTTITSDDSTTGLSTGPVTPSSSHMNAPSPSDADFSSEAPQTMSCDAAAHIIAQMQGCGFREQASKGGALGGPERRLFDSELGVFEDS